The uncultured Methanobrevibacter sp. DNA segment GTTAAATATGGTTTTACAAAAAGAACATTAGTATTTAAAGAAATTGGTAAAACTAATGTGAAGGTTCAGCGTTATATTTGCAAACGTTGTGATAAAACACATTAATATTTAGTTGATTTCATTTTTTTAAATAGCTATTCAAATTAACTTTCGTGAAAATTTTTCCAAAACATTAAATAACCACATCCGATAAAGTCTATAACAAAGTTGATTGAAAAGTACGTGTAAGTGGTACTACTTTTTCATGAGTTTCAATATAACTAGACTCATTGACTTCTATTACAACATCACCATCACTAACTTCACCAATCAGCAATGGTGAATCCGGATTATGCAACTTTTGATTCCTTTTAACCAGCTTCATGTTGCTGTTGGCATAACAATACTTGCATCCATGCATACATGTATTATATAATCCAATATCCCTTCCCATTAAACAGTTGCATTCACGATTATGGTATTTTCCTTTAGGGACATTTAAATTATTTCCAATAGCTTTCTCAAGAACCTGGCGAGTCATGCACCCTGCTGAATCAAAACCAAACGGATCAAGCAGTGTGCCTTCAACACATGTTTTCATTTGCATATCATATTCACCGGCAATTTTTGCAAAATTTTCACCAATCACCAAACGTTCCTCTGTTGTAACTTCACGGGCTTCGGGAAAATTCCTTAAAACCTTTTGATATAAATCAATAAAACTGATTGTACAGTCTGATGTGTATTCATGCAATTCAGAGGCCATCTGCTCAAACATATCTACATGAAAATCCAAGGAATACTTTTCAGTTATGAAAATCGGGTCATATCTCCAGGATACAGCATTGATTCCAAGTGACTCAGACAGCTTCTTAAACGTTTCTATAACTTTTTTGTAATTAGGAACATTGACTTCAATATCTTTGCCGTAAGGAGTTATTGTTGTAAACCAGAACTGATTATAGTCAGACAGCCTGTCCAAATTCCTTACCAGTGGTTTTGGATTTTTGGAACAAAAACATATGACATCAACAGTTTTGGGATTGAAATTATATTTATAAATCTGATTATTATATGGATTTTTGCTGAGTACAAAACCCTCTTCAATTCTGTTTAAAAACCATTTATTAAAAAAAGCAGGGATATCTGTTCTTGTACCAGTATTTAGTATCATAAAAAAAAGAAAAAATAAAAGAGATTTATAAATCTCTTGCGAAAATATGTACAGCTGCAGTACCTCCGGTACCTCCAATGTTGTGAGTCATACCGATTTCAGCACCGTCAACCTGACGTTTACCTGCTTCTCCTCTAAGTTGCCATACTACTTCAGCAGCTTGAGCAATACCTGTAGCACCTAATGGGTGTCCACGTGCTTTAAGACCACCAGAGGTATTAATTGGGAAATCACCATCGATTTCAGTTTGACCTTCTTCAATAGCTATTCCTCCTTTACCTTTTTCAGCAAATCCTAAATCTTCTACAGCTAAAAGTCCATTAATGGAGAAACAGTCGTGCACTTCAGTTAAATCTATGTCTTTAGGTGTTACTCCTGCCATTTCATAAGCTTTTCTGGATGCCACTTTTGTAGATTCAATGGTAGTTATATCTTTTCTGTCGTGTAATGTTAATGTTCCAGAAGCCTGTGCAGAAGCTTTTACATAAATTGGAGTATCAGTGTATTTTTTAGCATCTTCAGCAGGTACCATTACAATAGCGGCAGCCCCATCAGTTACAGGAGAACAGTCCAATAATGTTAATGGATCTGCAACCATAGTGGAGTTAATAACCTTATCCACTGTTACTTCAAATGGGAATTGTGCATTTGGGTTTTTAGATGCATTTTTATGGTTTACTACTGAAAATTGTGCTAACTGTTCACGAGTGGTTCCATATTCATACATATGTCTTTTAGCAATCATTGCATATAATGACGGGAAAGTAGCTCCTTGCTGTGCTTCCCATTCCTGATCAGAAGCAGTAGCAATAGCCGGAGTAGCATCAACGACATCAGTCATTTTTTCTACACCCGCTGAAATTACAACATCATGAAATCCAGATGCAACAGCCATGATTCCCTGTCTTAATGCAAGGCCTCCTGATGCACAAGCAGCTTCAACTCTTGTGGTTGGAACTGGATTAAGACCGACGTGGTCGGAAATAAGTGCTGCAATATGTTCCTGCTCTACAAAAAGACCGGATGACATATTTCCAACAAACATTGCTTCAATATCATCTCCATCAATGTTTGCATCAACTAAAGCCTTTATACCTGCTTCAGCAATTAAATCCCTAAAGGAAGAATCCCATAATTCGCCAAATTTAGTTTGTGAAACTCCGATAATCGCAACATCTCTCATATTTAAGCCCCCTTACATTTTAATTTTGCCTTTGAATTTAGCATAAACAGCATAATCAACATATGTTTTATCATCAATGATTTCCTGTGTTTTTGGAGCTAATTCTCTTCTTTCGACAATTTCATCTTTTACTTTTATTGTAAATCCATCACTTCCAGCACCAGAACCGTATGAGATGACAAATATTTTATCTCCAGGTTCAGCAACATCCAAAATATTAGAAAGAGCAAGAGGCACTGCACCTGAGTAGGTGTTACCAATATTTGGGGTTAAAAGCCCTTGTTTAATTTGTTCGGATGTGAAACCTAATTTTTTACCTGCTCTGAGGTAGAATTTTCCGTTAGGCTGATGGAAACAAGCATAATCATAATCTTCAGGTTTTGAGTCTGTTTCTTCAAATAACATTTTTGCTGTACTTAAAACATGCTTGAAATAAGCAGGTTCTCCTGTGAAACGACCACCATGAGACGGATAGTCCTGACCTTCTCTTCTGTAAAAATCAGGAGTATCTGTTGTAAAACTGCAAGTATGTTCGATATCTGCAATCGTATTATCTTCACCGATGATGTAAGCAGCTCCGCCTGCGGATGCAGTGTATTCGAGAGCATCTCCAGGAGCTCCTTGTGAAGTGTCTGCACCAATAGCCAATGCATATTCAACCATACCGGATTGAACAAGACCCATGGACATTTGGATACCTGCGGTTCCTGCTTTACATGCGAATTCCAAATCAGCAGCAGTTAATTTTGGTGTTGCACAAACTGCTTCAGCAACAATGGAAGCAGTTGGTTTTACTGCATAAGGATGTGATTCAGAACCAACATAAACAGCACCAATTTTACTTGGATCAATTTGAGCTCTTGCTAGAGCACGTCTAGCAGCAGTTACTGCAATAGTTGCAGTGTCTTCATCAGCAGAAGGTACGGATTTTTCATTAACAACCAATCCATTAGATAAAGCTACAGGGTCATCCCCCCAAACTTTAGCTATTTCCTCT contains these protein-coding regions:
- a CDS encoding thiolase domain-containing protein, translated to MRDVAIIGVSQTKFGELWDSSFRDLIAEAGIKALVDANIDGDDIEAMFVGNMSSGLFVEQEHIAALISDHVGLNPVPTTRVEAACASGGLALRQGIMAVASGFHDVVISAGVEKMTDVVDATPAIATASDQEWEAQQGATFPSLYAMIAKRHMYEYGTTREQLAQFSVVNHKNASKNPNAQFPFEVTVDKVINSTMVADPLTLLDCSPVTDGAAAIVMVPAEDAKKYTDTPIYVKASAQASGTLTLHDRKDITTIESTKVASRKAYEMAGVTPKDIDLTEVHDCFSINGLLAVEDLGFAEKGKGGIAIEEGQTEIDGDFPINTSGGLKARGHPLGATGIAQAAEVVWQLRGEAGKRQVDGAEIGMTHNIGGTGGTAAVHIFARDL
- a CDS encoding DUF1848 domain-containing protein, yielding MILNTGTRTDIPAFFNKWFLNRIEEGFVLSKNPYNNQIYKYNFNPKTVDVICFCSKNPKPLVRNLDRLSDYNQFWFTTITPYGKDIEVNVPNYKKVIETFKKLSESLGINAVSWRYDPIFITEKYSLDFHVDMFEQMASELHEYTSDCTISFIDLYQKVLRNFPEAREVTTEERLVIGENFAKIAGEYDMQMKTCVEGTLLDPFGFDSAGCMTRQVLEKAIGNNLNVPKGKYHNRECNCLMGRDIGLYNTCMHGCKYCYANSNMKLVKRNQKLHNPDSPLLIGEVSDGDVVIEVNESSYIETHEKVVPLTRTFQSTLL
- a CDS encoding hydroxymethylglutaryl-CoA synthase, with the protein product MVGIVGYGAHVPSYRIKVEEIAKVWGDDPVALSNGLVVNEKSVPSADEDTATIAVTAARRALARAQIDPSKIGAVYVGSESHPYAVKPTASIVAEAVCATPKLTAADLEFACKAGTAGIQMSMGLVQSGMVEYALAIGADTSQGAPGDALEYTASAGGAAYIIGEDNTIADIEHTCSFTTDTPDFYRREGQDYPSHGGRFTGEPAYFKHVLSTAKMLFEETDSKPEDYDYACFHQPNGKFYLRAGKKLGFTSEQIKQGLLTPNIGNTYSGAVPLALSNILDVAEPGDKIFVISYGSGAGSDGFTIKVKDEIVERRELAPKTQEIIDDKTYVDYAVYAKFKGKIKM